Proteins encoded together in one Impatiens glandulifera chromosome 1, dImpGla2.1, whole genome shotgun sequence window:
- the LOC124944885 gene encoding uncharacterized mitochondrial protein AtMg00810-like, whose amino-acid sequence MAKGFKIELQANEELAEPEPFRRLIGRLIYLNLTRPDISFCVQQLSQYMLKPTKNQMIAAIQIVKYLKGNPSLRVFYESNSNIIIKGYSDSDWATCTLSRKSVTGYCIFLGNSPISWKTKKQVTISRSSAEAEYRSLASTVCELQWLLYILKDFKI is encoded by the coding sequence ATGGCAAAAGGGTTTAAAATTGAACTACAAGCTAATGAAGAATTAGCTGAACCTGAGCCATTCAGAAGATTGATAGGTCGATTAATATACTTAAATCTAACTAGACCTGATATAAGTTTCTGTGTTCAACAATTATCACAGTACATGCTCAAACCAACAAAAAACCAAATGATAGCTGCTATTCAAATTGTAAAGTACCTCAAAGGAAACCCATCTTTGAGAGTATTTTACGAATCAAATAGCAACATAATTATAAAGGGATACTCTGATTCTGATTGGGCAACATGCACATTAAGTAGAAAGTCAGTTACTGGTTATTGCATTTTTCTTGGAAATTCACCAATTTCATGGAAAACCAAGAAACAAGTAACAATATCAAGATCATCGGCAGAAGCCGAATACAGAAGCCTTGCAAGCACTGTTTGCGAATTGCAATGGCTATTGTATATTCTCAAggatttcaaaatttaa
- the LOC124940994 gene encoding glutathione S-transferase DHAR2-like, producing MVTKSQTQIPLSLLILSICVVLIKGKNLALEVCVKAAVGAPNVLGDCPFSQRVLLTLVEKKVPYKLHLVNISNKPKWFLKVNPNGKVPLIKWGNKWIADSDVIVGILEKKYPYPSLTYRPDFASVGSKIFSSFTTFLISKNSSDGSEKVLLNELKALNEHLKEHGPYINGENISGLDLSLAPKLYHLVVALGHFKSWTIPKDLVYVNDYAKLVFSRESFVKTKADEKYVIAGWEAKVKG from the exons atggTTACTAAATCTCAAACTCAAATTCCTCTTTCTCTGTTAATTCTCTCAATCTGTGTAGTTCTGATTAAAGGAAAGAATCTAGCTTTGGAAGTCTGCGTGAAAGCCGCAGTCGGCGCTCCGAATGTTCTAGGAGACT GTCCTTTTAGCCAAAGGGTACTTCTAACATTGGTGGAGAAGAAAGTTCCTTACAAATTGCATCTTGTGAATATCAGCAATAAACCCAAATG GTTTTTGAAAGTGAACCCTAATGGAAAGGTGCCACTTATCAAATGGGGAAACAAATGGATAGCTGATTCTGATGTGATTGTGGGTATCCTTGAGAAAAAATACCCATACCCTTCACTCACTTATCGTCCTGATTTTGCATCTGT TGGTTCGAAAATCTTTTCTTCTTTTACAACCTTCCTGATTAGCAAGAATTCAAGTGATGGTTCGGAGAAGGTTTTGCTCAATGAACTTAAGGCACTGAATGAACACCTCAAGgaacat GGTCCTTACATTAAtggagaaaatatttctggTCTTGATTTGAGCTTAGCCCCAAAACTTTATCATTTGGTGGTGGCTTTAGGTCATTTTAAAAGTTGGACCATTCCTAAGGACTTAGTTTATGTTAATGACTATGCTAAG TTGGTATTTTCTCGGGAGTCATTTGTGAAGACTAAGGCGGATGAAAAGTATGTGATTGCAGGATGGGAGGCAAAGGTTAAGGGTTGA